AGTTGTCATGATAATAATCCATCATTGTTATACAAAGAGATTGAGTTAAACTTGAGTTATGAGAAGAATGATGAAATGGGTCGTTTGCCTGCAGCATTCATGATGGATGATAAAAAATAGTAGTATTCTTTGTGTTGATGGGGAAAAACAGGAGTAAAGAGACAAACGTGTGAATCAGTTTTTTATTCCAGCAAGGATATGAAATAGTATAAAACATAAAACGGAATAAAATAAGtaataagattttttatttatttttaactagcAGGTTGAAACCGCCACCTGTCATTAATGGTCccactttcccatggtgggaaaaaagaGTCTGTTCCCAAATTAAACGCCACCAGAAGTTATGTGTACAGGCAAATCCAAAACGAGCGGCGAACAGCACAGTGGGCAGCAATAagacatactccctccggtcctatttatgagaaatatttgacatttattatataaatgatgtatttgatttatattatagaccaaatatattaattattcaataaatctaaaaaatcaattttttcttataaataaaatcgAAGGGAACAAGGTAATTTGGTGAAAGATTTGTCCTAAATCTTTGAGTTTTTAAATCCTTTTTCTCCCaaagaggaaaagaaaaagttaaaaacagaataattatttttttaagaaaataaagatcgTAGTTTCCTAGGTATTACGATTTTTGGTTTTACCAGTGAGAAAAGATAACACATACAATGAGTGAGACATAAACAGAGACCACACTAActtgtttcataaaaaaaatcaaacagttTTAAAATGTACATACGCTAAGTACAATCGTCCTGTTCCTACAAAACATAATAAGGAATCCTCACTCGAAACTTCATTTCaggtttatgttaaaaaatttccCTAATTTATTGTAGCATCTACCGTTATGTATGAAAACCATAAACGTATTTGAAATGTTAACACATAAATATACTTTAGTTTAGGgatagagaaagaaaagaaaaggtaaatTAGGAgtgggaagagagagaaagaaacgGGCACTTTATAGTAATAATAAATCCTTTGGACGCTTTCACCCTTCATTCAATGCTTTACCAAACTTCCTATCCTCTTCTCTTTCAATTTCATCCTCTGCATTCTTCTTCCACCACCATTCCTCTCTCAACCATATCACCACAAaaactttctctcttttctcatCTTCCTCATCCTCACTCACAGGTATAACACTATTCACATAtgaattatcttattttttaataacaaataaaaaagtttctatttttgttaacatttatacttgtttttgttttgttaggtTTCAAAAACGGTAATGGAGTGCGTTGTTGAAACAGCGTTGAAAACCAGTTTAAGGAAAGACATAACTCCTCAAAcatttgttgatgaaatttcaGCACTCAATGCTCAAAATGGAACAACTTCTGATGATTTTTTCGTTGACGACCTCCTTGACTTTTCTCACGttgaagaacaacaacaacaacaagaacaagaggaacaacaccaacaacagCAAGAACACTCTCTTTGTCTCTCCCTCAAACAAAACCATGAAACTTCAAACCCTAACACCACTTTCTCTCTCAAAGAAGATTATTCTTCTCTACCCACCAACGACCTTAATGTTCCGGTAACTAAAAAttcgttttttatttatttcagacAATATttataaaccttaaaaaaaatcgaaactatgttttttgttgttgttttgtgttgGGTTTTGaagaaagtttcaatttttattgtcCAGAGTGACGATGTAGCGGATTTGGAATGGCTTTCGCATTTCGTTGAAGATTCTGATTCCTTCTCTGGAATGGctttaacaacaacaacggaGAAAAACCCTAAAAGCTTTGTTGTGTTTGAAGAGCCTAAGCCGAAACAAGAAAACTCAGTTTTTACTACTTTCAAAACACCGGTTCAGACCAAAGCTAGGAGCAAAAGAGCCAGAACCGGTGTTAGGGTTTGGCCATTCGGGTCAACCGATTCTTCTTCAAGCTCAACCACCACCAcaacttcatcttcaacctcttcaTCTCCAACCAGTCCCTTGATGATTTACACCAACATGCTTCAAGTTCAAAGTTTTGACTCGGTTAAGGTAAAGAAACCGAAGAAAATAGCTTCTTCTAACGGGTCGGGTCATGTTGGTGCGGTGGTTATGGCGGCGCCGCCGCGACGATGCAGTCATTGTGGTGTAACAAAGACTCCACAGTGGAGAAGTGGACCCCTTGGAGCAAAAACACTTTGCAATGCATGTGGGGTCCGTTTCAAATCGGGTCGGTTACTGCCAGAATATCGACCCGCTTGTAGCCCTACATTTTCAAGCGAATTGCACTCAAACCACCACCGGAAAGTTCTTGAAATGCGGCGGAAGAAGGAGGTTGTTGGTGGTgttgaaattgaagttgaaaCTGGTTTGTCCCGTTCTCCGGTTGTTCCTAgtttttgattaattattatttaattaattaaatttatgaagaaaaacagaggtttaagaaaaaaattagataaaaatGGTAGTGCAGATTTTAGACCCGGTTCAATCGGACCCGAGTTAGTgtacacatttttttcttccttgtaTTGAGTGCGGTAGGTTAGGTTAATTAGGCTTTTGTAACTGTTTAGGAGACTTTAATTTGATATATGCATTATGCTTATGCAAGTCctttttattagtattacttttttttttgttataaagttTTTTGAATTTGGAAATTGTTTACGTTTCAAATATAAATGAGGTGATGGTGGGTGTTAGtggttttcaatttcaattaaaaaaaaaatgaaactgtTTATGGCTTTGTTTTGTGGGTGGGTCGTTGAAAGGCATGAATATcatgaacaaaacaacaacacaaagAGAAGTGTTGTTAAACTAAACGGCTTCTTTGTTGTGTCTTAAGATGGAAGCAAGCAAAAGTAAAGTAGATGATACTTTGGGAAATTGAAGTTGAAGCATTTGGAAGCTTCACAAAATAGATGATGTGATTGGAATCGAACGGTCCACAAACTTGATTATCCTAAACTTGGTTTGAACTTTATGCAACACTAGATTTTGGACTGACATATATTCATGGGTACCACCATATTCATAGGTGTCAAGCATGTCTCTCGTGTTTTTTCTTCATACTATTGACTGTTGTTTTCACTTGGCTTTTTCCTTTCAACACAAAGGACATTCTCTATCTACCAAACAAATCAGAGGATTGCAAATTGGAATCTCcgtaatttttaataattaatattccttcaaatagtttttttaggtTATACGTGTGGagattataaaagaaaaatgttatatatGTGTTAGGTTTAATTGTTGGCGGGCATGGAGAGAAAACTATAGTACATAGCAAAAACTGAACCTCACACGGCAATGTAATCGAAGGTATTATTCACAACATCGACTTTTCTTCTTCACAAAGCTTAGCAaacattcaaatttgttttgaaaattgaaccctCAAACAGCTATTAGTACAATTGTTTGGAACACATTACACGTGCATTAAAACAAGATATTTTagcatttcatttcatgtagttgcatcatgcatatattatatatgggATATGGTTGAACTTGTTTTCCTtccattcaattgatttttgaGAAATTATTCAAATGGGTAACAAACAATGACGCTCCACATATACTATTTTGGGCACACATGATgtgatgttatttatttacattacaAGTCCTAACGCAATGTTAAATAATTGATGACTGGTCCATGAAGTAACATAAGAATCTTTATGTAACCGATGAGGTATATAAAATGGGTGGAGGGTTGTACATTGTTTTCGAACTTACTCCATTGTGTTTAACTTGAGGAGGACCGGTTTATTTGGATTGATATCTATATTTGTTAGGTTTGCTTTATTAGGTGATctttcaaatattaatattcaatGCAACGAACCGTTTGGTTATGGTGAATAAAGCTCTCACCTGACATTTTCATTCAAACCTTTATGAGAGTGATGCCACCTCCTAGGATCAGTATAATTTATTAGGGTAGACGTGAGGTGAGGCTCACACAattcaactttattttttaataatcatgTTACTAACTTTCTCAGTAACTAATTTCTGACTCAAATTTTAACCATATTTAATAGAGTCTCgtctcacatttttttaattcatacggtttgaaaaaaaaaatagcaccaCAACCTCCTGTATTTCAATAAAAGCGGACTTTACACCAATGCACAATAAACACATGCATTCGTGAATTTTCAAGAAGAAATTTGTCGCACTATATAGCAGtgctgtaaaaaaaaacaagagattgatgcaaaaaaatgtccataatatacaatattttttacccAGTTTGCTTACTAAACCCTTTTTTGACATTGCTTTCCTAAACCCTTAAGAATATGTTAACAAGGTGTGAATGTTAGGTGATGAAATTGTCATTAGTACGTATACATCGACTAATAAGAGGCAAAGTTTCATAAGTTTGAGTTTCTTAGCTCCTCTACATCACATAACCTTACGCATCCACCCAACTCTATGACTATGTAAGGTGATGTTAGTGTATTTAACTGTAATTGACAAGGCTTTGAGTGTAACAATAGTGCAAGAATGAAAAAGCCAGTATACTTTATCAAAAAAGGTGTTTACGGATTTGATAAGCATTGCCATATAATTAAAAAGATAGTGTACCCTCATAGCGTCACAATAGAGCACCAACTATGGAAGAATTCAGATTCATTGTACTCGGGATTTTTTCACATTCACGTTGCTTAGAGATCGTTGCCGTTTGATCAAGATTAGACGTTTCAGATTGAGTATTTTGAATAATGAAAAGATTGGCTTAATTGCCCCTTTGGTGTCTTATTTATAAAACTTGCATAAATAGTACTCCTTTTTTAAACTCGAATATTTTGGTACACAATTATTACATTTATTGCAGTTTTGAACTAAACCTTTATTTTGCCTCAAAAAAGGTTAATCCTCTCAAGATTGTGGCTATAATCACCTTCTAGTTTTAAAATGGAGAATAACCTCCCTTAAATTTTCATCAATAGATAAATGTTTTCCTTCTCTCTTAACTCAGATATTTTTCTGTTAAGATAGAAACAAGTGAAGTTGAAATCTCAAAAAACTAGTGAATTTTCACTCATCAAAGTTGAaatccattttcttttatttccttttcatgTTCAACAAATTccttaattaaaaactaaaaggtGAAATTAGAATATGATGAGGTTAATTGGTTTTTTTCCCTCCAAATCTCTGAGCTTTTTGAATCCGGTGGTAAACACTCCCTAAGCATATCATGGAGAGGATTTGGAGAAGGTTGGTATTTATTTGTAAcctcaatattttatttgtattgttttttgttgGATAGGACAAGCAAACCTATTTATACTgttgactattatttttttcactctATCAGTTTCTCACgtgttttatttctttctcaaaattaaCCTTTATTCAGAATATAATCCGAAACAAATTGTTTActtttttggattatatataATCCGAAATTAGCTTTGCCCGGATTTTTAAAGAGATCTCAGTTTATATTATTTCGATGACATAAATATAGATgactaaaatataaacaaaattaaacgacaaaatgatacaaataaaatatcgttttattaataatatatcaatacATTTACAACAAAATAACGTTTGAGCTTATTACATACAATATTCAAACCTAATGCTAATCTATTAAAAACTTAAAGTTAAACCAGTGGTGCAAGCTGATGAAGAGCAAAGCATGATGGGAGGGAGAAGGAGAAAAAGATGGTGGTGGtccgggggggggggggggggggggggtggggGGGAGGGGTAAGGGACCTTGCACCCAAAGTAGCCTTTTTTATGAAATGCCAGCGATGGAAACACATTATTGTAGAAGAAAGAGTAGGAGGGAGTGTGAGATAAGATCatggtgtgagaaatggtgaaGGTTTGAAGGATATTTATAGGTGAAATTTGTGAGAATTGTGCTGCATAGAGTGTAACGACTCTtatccccatgagcttagctcagttggtagggatattgcatattatatgcaagggtcggggttcgaaccccggacaccccacttctccacatttaaaatgtgtgagctctaaccactaggctaccagacccaaaaaaaaaaaagaggtgtAACGACTCTTAATTAAGGGTCAAAAGACGTGTTCAAAGGATTTTACGAGCCATTAAAGCTGGTTAAAGCCTTTAAAAACGTGTTTCATGAGTTACTCTTGGCGTTTAAAACTCTGACTTGTTTCGTATTATATAATACGAACATTATCAAAGATTATCGGATTATGGAAACTAAAATGCTTCAATAATGGGTGAAAATGAGTCAAACTTCATACTATGTAGGGTAAAGGATATTTCATATTATACAATCCAAAAATATTATGTACATAATTCTTCTGTGTGGTCCAAATTGCACCGATAGTTTCAGTGGTCCACAACGCCCAGAATCCTCTATAAATAAGTGTGCTTGTTTTGATTAGCagtaaaccaaaaaaaaaacatgtaaattTGTGTCGTTGATCCGAACACCAAGTTAGCTGCATTTTACTACAACAGGGAAAAACCACCCCACATGTTTAGGATTCACACTGATGTCACCCTCTACAGGTTGAAGGATCATCTGGATCAAATCAACCGTCAACTCAATCACAGAGACACGAGGATGGTGGATGGTGTTGGGTATCGACGTCCATCGATCAACCCAGCTGGGAGTGTGCAGTTCAGCCGGATGAAGATCATGAGCGACGACGACGTGAGAACCATGTTCTCGATCTTTGGTCACTACGGCACTAAAGGACGGTCGAGTTGGAAAGTTCGTAGGTATGATCTGTTGAACAAATTCAGAAAAGTTTGATATGGCCCAGGAACTACGAAGAGATTAAGGCTCTGCTAGACGCACCAGACCAATACTTTAGTTTAGCTGATATGTGAtatgttatgttttattttgttacatattttatgttgttgaattatgttgttttatttcgttttttttctcttcttcgcACAAATTTCTTTTTGTCTACACCGAAGGAACACATTGAAGAAATACAAAGAGAAAAGTTTTCTAAAGATCTTCATCATGTTGTCAAATATCTCTCTGTTGAACTTTACGCCAAAGATGTTCATTTAAAATAGacaaatatatagaaaatataGATATTCATCATGCTATCAAATATCTCTCTGTTGAACTTTACGCTAAAGATGTTCATTTAAACACacaaatatatagaaaatagaGATCCGTATCATGCTATCAAATATACTAAGATATATAGGGTGCAAGTCAGGTTTGGACTATACAATCCGAACCAGTTCAAGACATACTTTTTTTGTGGTCCACA
Above is a genomic segment from Medicago truncatula cultivar Jemalong A17 chromosome 5, MtrunA17r5.0-ANR, whole genome shotgun sequence containing:
- the LOC11412173 gene encoding GATA transcription factor 5, coding for MLYQTSYPLLFQFHPLHSSSTTIPLSTISPQKLSLFSHLPHPHSQVSKTVMECVVETALKTSLRKDITPQTFVDEISALNAQNGTTSDDFFVDDLLDFSHVEEQQQQQEQEEQHQQQQEHSLCLSLKQNHETSNPNTTFSLKEDYSSLPTNDLNVPSDDVADLEWLSHFVEDSDSFSGMALTTTTEKNPKSFVVFEEPKPKQENSVFTTFKTPVQTKARSKRARTGVRVWPFGSTDSSSSSTTTTTSSSTSSSPTSPLMIYTNMLQVQSFDSVKVKKPKKIASSNGSGHVGAVVMAAPPRRCSHCGVTKTPQWRSGPLGAKTLCNACGVRFKSGRLLPEYRPACSPTFSSELHSNHHRKVLEMRRKKEVVGGVEIEVETGLSRSPVVPSF